In Rhineura floridana isolate rRhiFlo1 chromosome 1, rRhiFlo1.hap2, whole genome shotgun sequence, the following proteins share a genomic window:
- the GRP gene encoding gastrin-releasing peptide isoform X2: protein MARPECPLPPKPRWLFSLLGLFAFALLLEGRGGGAAPLQGGEGAPPMAKIYPRGSHWAVGHFMGKKSSGDSPYIYEERNEPSFSLLPDNIKQLGDYLHWEETFKQFLRLLEGNENHGSQVLREELPFLAKSTWGVEDNGSLKDMMDYLLQAMDRKESSLS from the exons ATGGCGCGCCCCGAGTGCCCGCTGCCGCCGAAGCCGCGCTGGCTCTTCTCGCTCCTGGGGCTCTTCGCCTTTGCCCTGTTGCTGGAGGGACGCGGCGGCGGCGCCGCGCCCTTGCAAGGCGGCGAGGGAGCGCCTCCGATGGCCAAGATCTACCCTCGGGGCAGCCACTGGGCAGTGG GGCACTTTATGGGCAAGAAGAGCAGTGGAGATTCTCCTTATATATATGAAGAACGAAATGAGCCCTCCTTCTCTTTGCTACCTGATAACATCAAGCAGCTGGGAGACTATCTGCACTGGGAGGAGACATTCAAGCAGTTCCTCCGGCTTCTCGAGGGGAACGAAAACCACGGCTCTCAAGTTCTCAGGGAAGAATTGCCATTTCTTGCCAAGAGCACTTGGGGGGTGGAGGACAACGGCAGCCTCAAAGAT ATGATGGATTATCTGCTGCAAGCGATGGATAGAAAAGAAAGCTCTCTGAGTTGA
- the GRP gene encoding gastrin-releasing peptide isoform X1 — protein MARPECPLPPKPRWLFSLLGLFAFALLLEGRGGGAAPLQGGEGAPPMAKIYPRGSHWAVGHFMGKKSSGDSPYIYEERNEPSFSLLPDNIKQLGDYLHWEETFKQFLRLLEGNENHGSQVLREELPFLAKSTWGVEDNGSLKDNLTGQPSHRGHLQTEDCLLPALQNRGLCSVK, from the exons ATGGCGCGCCCCGAGTGCCCGCTGCCGCCGAAGCCGCGCTGGCTCTTCTCGCTCCTGGGGCTCTTCGCCTTTGCCCTGTTGCTGGAGGGACGCGGCGGCGGCGCCGCGCCCTTGCAAGGCGGCGAGGGAGCGCCTCCGATGGCCAAGATCTACCCTCGGGGCAGCCACTGGGCAGTGG GGCACTTTATGGGCAAGAAGAGCAGTGGAGATTCTCCTTATATATATGAAGAACGAAATGAGCCCTCCTTCTCTTTGCTACCTGATAACATCAAGCAGCTGGGAGACTATCTGCACTGGGAGGAGACATTCAAGCAGTTCCTCCGGCTTCTCGAGGGGAACGAAAACCACGGCTCTCAAGTTCTCAGGGAAGAATTGCCATTTCTTGCCAAGAGCACTTGGGGGGTGGAGGACAACGGCAGCCTCAAAGAT AATTTGACTGGGCAGCCCTCACATAGAGGAcatcttcaaacagaggactgcctTCTGCCAGCCCTTCAAAACAGAGGACTGTGCtcagtaaagtag